The Thermococcus peptonophilus genomic sequence ATTGAGAAGTATGTTCTGTAGCCCTTTCCGAACTCGTCCATCAAAAGCCCTTCTCCCTCGGAAACAATGAACGTGGAGTATTCAACGGCCCTCGTGAGGAGCTCTAGGGGTTCGTCCTCACCGAGCAGTTCCAGGAGTTCGTAGTATTTGGGCACACCGCCAAAGAGGGAATAAAAGGCCACCTTACTTTCAGCCTCCTCAACCCCCATATCCCCGAGCATTCTGAAAACGTGGGAGGGCCTTAGGGGCCTGAGCTCCATGAAGACTGAACTCCGCCCGTAGAGCGGTGCCTTCCGCGAGGCGAAGAGCTTCTTCATCATGCCTAGGTATGAGCCCGAGAGCACAATGAGGAGCGGCTTCTCCGCGTTTCTGTCTATGAACCTCTGGAGCTCGAACGCCATTGACGGGTTGATCCTGAGGACGTTCTGGAACTCGTCGAGGAAAACTGCCTCCAGGCTTATCCGCTCCAGATACTGAAGAAGGTCGCGGAAAGTGGTGAATTCTGGGGAGTAACCGAGCTTCTCCCGTATCTCCTCGGAAAAATCTTCCATCAGAAGCCTCTCGCTTTTAACGCCAACGAAAAAGTCCAGGAACTTCACGCCGTTTCTCTTAAAGAACTCCCGCACAAGTCTTGTCTTACCTACCCTCCTCCTGCCGGTTATCACAACCACCACGAGCCTTGAGCGGGAGGCTTCCAGG encodes the following:
- a CDS encoding ATP-binding protein, whose translation is MKFYDRESEMASLEKALEASRSRLVVVVITGRRRVGKTRLVREFFKRNGVKFLDFFVGVKSERLLMEDFSEEIREKLGYSPEFTTFRDLLQYLERISLEAVFLDEFQNVLRINPSMAFELQRFIDRNAEKPLLIVLSGSYLGMMKKLFASRKAPLYGRSSVFMELRPLRPSHVFRMLGDMGVEEAESKVAFYSLFGGVPKYYELLELLGEDEPLELLTRAVEYSTFIVSEGEGLLMDEFGKGYRTYFSILRAIAEGKNRLVEIANALGMKPGSVSKYLEALQDYYGLIEREKPILGGRRSRYVISDPFMNVWFSLIEPQRKNIEAGDIKVFRRFLEGRLEGFLGRAFERTLRDILHELNGKMLTFEEMGPQWGRNYEIDLVAVNREKKEATFIEAKWSRDVDGPREIGKLVAKSQLVPWKGERRYLLVAKGFRRKCDDCITVDELLSHLNP